A region from the Equus asinus isolate D_3611 breed Donkey chromosome 3, EquAss-T2T_v2, whole genome shotgun sequence genome encodes:
- the CFAP184 gene encoding cilia- and flagella-associated protein 184: MDGHSEHSVDPEGDFEDVTSLASRLSGIKASSGPQSPPEPADAAESEPQPEDVEPSERGAAAAEPDEPAEPAEPAETREGLAAAAAAGEEGPREPEGSAEAEPGEPAEAGPEEPAKPESKGGPEEPEEVEEKEEKEEEEEEDEEDEEKEERAPERRRRKEAASQVSLAPSTTGRQAEAAPARDAEPEEREREEEGEESQGEDAEGRRGKSEEELRGLEELGDEDYEWTEEVQKLQEQQLRSELLEQYRSLTVERSRYQRYNVYLQHKIFEALRKKKGLDAAELPDKGMEPEAPEKEQAYIRYLALLEELKKQQADDLDWYHQELEQLKQQCKEKLATVEKEWQRFQALKKQVVMQAMGSCWMKGGRQAALREVEQIQALEAKKEKEMSAVRLENVQLKQSLVHFETRMRAQEDMTEGLLLIDFEQLKIENQTFNEKVEERNEELLKLRNKVTNNVQIITHVKEKLHFVDIENSYKKSQLLEIEARVALRRDLLTKIKQVRDNLRTDNIKLNQKCGLLGKESLLRDMEEKVDKTELLNQRLESLKRHHAGLTLSCRGVKQKIREAKAFLPS, translated from the coding sequence ATGGACGGCCACTCCGAGCACAGTGTGGACCCGGAGGGGGACTTCGAAGATGTGACGAGCCTGGCCTCGAGACTGTCCGGCATCAAGGCCAGCTCTGGCCCCCAGTCCCCGCCCGAACCCGCGGACGCCGCGGAGTCGGAGCCGCAGCCGGAGGATGTGGAGCCTTCGGAGAGAGGAGCCGCCGCGGCCGAGCCCGATGAGCCGGCCGAGCCCGCCGAGCCCGCCGAGACCCGGGAAGGGCTGGCGGCCGCCGCCGCTGCGGGCGAGGAGGGGCCCCGAGAGCCGGAGGGGTCGGCCGAGGCGGAGCCAGGGGAGCCAGCCGAGGCCGGGCCTGAGGAGCCAGCCAAGCCGGAGTCCAAAGGCGGGCCCGAGGAACCCGAGGAggtagaggaaaaggaggagaaggaggaggaggaggaggaggacgaggaggacgaggagaaggaggagagggcgCCGGaacggaggaggaggaaggaagccgCGTCGCAGGTCTCTCTGGCGCCGTCCACCACGGGAAGACAGGCAGAGGCTGCGCCAGCCCGGGACGCTGAGCCGGAGGAACGGGAGCGGGAGGAAGAGGGCGAGGAGAGCCAGGGCGAGGACGCAGAAGGACGCCGGGGGAAAAGCGAGGAAGAGCTGAGAGGTCTGGAGGAGCTCGGGGATGAGGATTATGAGTGGACTGAGGAGGTGCAGAAGCTGCAGGAGCAGCAGCTGCGCTCGGAGCTCCTGGAACAGTACCGCTCCCTGACGGTGGAGCGGAGCCGCTACCAGCGCTACAACGTCTACCTGCAGCACAAGATCTTCGAGGCGCTGCGCAAGAAGAAGGGCCTGGATGCAGCCGAGCTGCCCGACAAGGGCATGGAGCCTGAAGCCCCCGAGAAAGAGCAAGCATACATACGCTATCTGGCCTTGCTGGAGGAGCTGAAGAAGCAACAGGCAGACGACCTGGACTGGTATCAccaggagctggagcagctgaAGCAGCAATGCAAGGAGAAGCTCGCCACGGTGGAGAAGGAATGGCAGCGCTTCCAGGCGCTCAAAAAGCAGGTGGTGATGCAGGCCATGGGCAGCTGTTGGATGAAGGGTGGTCGCCAGGCCGCTCTGCGAGAAGTGGAGCAGATCCAGGCGTTGGAGGctaagaaggagaaggagatgagTGCTGTGAGGCTGGAAAACGTGCAACTGAAGCAGAGCTTGGTGCATTTTGAAACCAGGATGAGGGCCCAGGAGGACATGACCGAGGGGCTTCTCCTCATCGATTTTGAACAGCTTAAGATTGAGAACCAGACTTTCAATGAGAAAGTGGAGGAGCGAAATGAGGAGCTTTTAAAATTGCGCAACAAGGTGACCAACAATGTGCAAATCATAACCCATGTGAAGGAAAAGTTACACTTTGTGGATATAGAAAATTCATACAAAAAGTCACAACTTTTGGAAATTGAAGCTCGGGTGGCCCTGAGGAGGGACCTCTTGACCAAGATTAAGCAAGTCCGGGACAACCTGCGGACTGACAACATCAAGCTGAATCAGAAGTGTGGGCTTCTGGGCAAGGAGTCACTCCTTCGGGACATGGAAGAGAAGGTGGATAAGACAGAACTGCTCAACCAGCGCTTAGAGTCCCTAAAGCGCCATCATGCTGGCCTCACTCTGTCCTGCAGAGGCGTGAAGCAGAAGATCAGGGAGGCCAAAGCCTTTCTCCCCTCTTGA
- the TADA2B gene encoding transcriptional adapter 2-beta, producing the protein MAELGKKYCVYCLAEVSPLRFRCTECQDIELCPECFSAGAEIGHHRRYHGYQLVDGGRFTLWGPEAEGGWTSREEQLLLDAIEQFGFGNWEDMAAHVGASRTPQEVMEHYVSMYIHGNLGKACIPDTIPNRVTDHTCPSGGPLSPSLTTPLPPLDISVAEQQQLGYMPLRDDYEIEYDQDAETLISGLSVNYDDDDVEIELKRAHVDMYVRKLKERQRRKNIARDYNLVPAFLGKDKKEKEKTAKRKITKEEKELRLKLRPLYQFMSCKEFDDLFENMHKEKMLRAKIRELQRYRRNGITKMEESAEYEAARHKREKRKENKTTAGSKRGKEDGKESEFAAIENLPGFELLSDREKVLCSSLNLSPARYVTVKTIIIKDHLQKRQGIPSKSRLPSYLDKVLKKRILTFLTESGWISRDAS; encoded by the exons ATGGCGGAGCTCGGTAAGAAGTACTGCGTGTACTGCCTGGCCGAGGTGAGCCCGCTGCGCTTCCGCTGCACCGAGTGCCAGGACATCGAACTGTGCCCCGAGTGCTTCTCGGCCGGCGCCGAGATCGGCCACCACCGCCGCTACCACGGCTACCAGCTGGTGGACGGCGGGCGCTTCACGCTGTGGGGGCCCGAGGCCGAGGGCGGCTGGACCAGCCGCgaggagcagctgctgctggaCGCCATCGAGCAGTTCGGCTTCGGAAACTGG GAAGATATGGCTGCTCACGTTGGGGCTTCCCGGACTCCCCAGGAAGTGATGGAGCATTATGTAAGCATGTACATCCACGGAAACCTGGGGAAAGCCTGCATCCCTGACACCATCCCCAATCGGGTGACAGACCACACCTGCCCCAGTGGAGGCCccctctctcccagcctcacTACCCCCTTGCCTCCCCTAGACATCTCGGTGGCCgagcagcagcagctgggctACATGCCGCTGCGGGACGACTATGAGATCGAGTATGACCAGGACGCCGAGACGCTCATCAGCGGGCTCTCGGTGAACTACGACGATGACGACGTGGAGATCGAGCTGAAGCGTGCCCACGTGGACATGTACGTGCGGAAGCTCAAGGAGAGGCAGAGGCGGAAGAACATCGCCCGTGACTACAACCTGGTGCCGGCCTTTCTGGGGAAGgacaagaaggagaaggagaagacggCCAAGCGCAAGATCaccaaggaggagaaggagctgcGGCTGAAGCTGAGGCCGCTCTACCAGTTCATGTCCTGTAAGGAGTTTGATGACTTGTTCGAAAACATGCACAAAGAGAAGATGCTGCGGGCAAAAATCAGAGAATTGCAGAGGTACCGGCGCAACGGAATCACGAAGATGGAAGAGTCGGCAGAGTACGAGGCGGCCAGGCATAAGCGCGAGAAGCGGAAGGAGAACAAAACCACCGCGGGCTCCAAGAGGGGGAAGGAGGACGGCAAAGAGAGCGAGTTTGCCGCCATCGAGAACCTTCCTGGCTTTGAGCTCTTGTCGGACCGCGAGAAGGTACTCTGCAGCTCTTTAAATTTGAGTCCCGCTCGCTATGTGACTGTGAAGACCATTATCATTAAAGACCACCTCCAGAAGCGACAAGGGATTCCCTCCAAAAGTCGCCTTCCGAGTTATCTGGACAAAGTCCTCAAGAAAAGGATTCTGACCTTCCTCACGGAAAGCGGCTGGATATCCAGGGATGCTTCCTGA
- the GRPEL1 gene encoding grpE protein homolog 1, mitochondrial — translation MPGACAGPTAAAVMAVRCVRLARRSLPALALSLRPSPRLLCTATKQKNNGQNLEEDVGHNEQKTDPPSTEKMLMEEKVRLEEQLKETMEKYKRALADTENLRQRSQKLVEEAKLYGIQGFCKDLLEVADILEKATQCVPKEEIKDDNPHLKNLYEGLVMTEVQIQKVFTKHGLLRLNPLGAKFDPYEHEALFHTPVEGKEPGTVALVNKVGYKLHGRTLRPALVGVVKEA, via the exons ATGCCCGGTGCGTGCGCAGGGCCGACGGCGGCGGCAGTCATGGCGGTTCGGTGCGTGAGGTTGGCGCGGCGCAGCCTCCCGGCCTTGGCGTTGTCTCTGAG GCCATCTCCCCGGCTCTTGTGCACAGCGACTAAACAAAAGAACAATGGCCAGAACTTGGAAGAGGATGTGGGTCACAACGAACAGAAGACAGATCCTCCCTCTACAGAGAAGATGCTCATGGAAGAGAAGGTCAGGTTAGAGGAGCAGCTGAAGGAGACGATG gaaaaatataagCGAGCTCTGGCAGATACTGAGAACTTGCGGCAGAGGAGCCAAAAATTGGTGGAGGAGGCAAAATTATATG GCATCCAGGGCTTCTGCAAGGACTTGTTAGAGGTTGCAGACATTTTGGAGAAGGCGACACAGTGTGTTCCCAAAGAAGAGATTAAAGATGACAACCCTCACCTGAAGAACCTCTACGAGGGGCTCGTGATGACCGAGGTCCAGATCCAGAAGGTGTTCACGAAGCACGGCTTGCTCAGGCTGAACCCGCTGGGGGCCAAGTTCGACCCTTACGAACACGAGGCCTTGTTCCACACCCCGGTGGAGGGGAAAGAGCCGGGCACGGTGGCGCTAGTTAACAAAGTGGGGTACAAGCTGCACGGGCGCACCCTGAGACCCGCCCTGGTGGGGGTGGTGAAGGAAGCGTAG